In Desulfuromonas acetexigens, the following proteins share a genomic window:
- a CDS encoding alpha/beta fold hydrolase translates to MQATIHGISLAYDDFGAGPAVVLVHGFPLDRRMWQPQTAELVRSGYRVIVPDLRGFGESQVPAKGWTLGHLAADLVALLGYLGIGRAAFCGFGMGGSILLQLLEKHPDKVAGACFVSSRVRTDDILEKVRRSELVDKLAAGNREEVLAVLSSELLGEGGGTRRPELAATLREWLELVDTRSLIWGLQAIRDRKDHSLGIREFFQPTLVISGDRDTLVNPEHGEQLAKGVPLGIGLEFAETGHLVNLEQPEQFNACLLDFLGDIRQKRRKRVELKDVA, encoded by the coding sequence ATGCAGGCAACCATCCACGGAATTTCCCTGGCCTATGACGATTTCGGCGCGGGTCCGGCGGTTGTATTGGTTCACGGATTCCCCCTTGACCGGCGCATGTGGCAGCCGCAGACGGCGGAACTGGTTCGGTCCGGTTATCGAGTGATCGTTCCCGATCTCCGCGGCTTCGGTGAAAGCCAGGTGCCGGCCAAAGGCTGGACCTTGGGCCATCTGGCCGCCGATCTGGTTGCCCTCCTCGGTTATCTGGGGATTGGTCGCGCGGCCTTCTGCGGTTTCGGCATGGGCGGTTCGATTCTGCTGCAACTTCTGGAGAAGCATCCCGACAAGGTCGCCGGCGCCTGCTTCGTGTCGAGTCGCGTCCGCACAGACGACATCCTCGAAAAGGTTCGTCGTTCGGAGCTCGTGGATAAGCTCGCGGCGGGGAACCGGGAGGAGGTTCTGGCGGTGCTGTCTTCAGAGCTGCTGGGAGAGGGGGGCGGAACGCGCCGACCCGAACTAGCCGCCACCCTGCGGGAGTGGCTGGAACTGGTCGATACCCGCAGCCTGATCTGGGGTTTGCAGGCGATCCGCGACCGCAAGGATCACAGTTTAGGGATCCGCGAATTTTTCCAGCCGACCCTGGTGATTTCCGGTGATCGCGACACCCTGGTCAACCCGGAGCACGGTGAGCAGCTGGCCAAAGGGGTTCCCCTGGGAATCGGTCTGGAATTTGCCGAAACGGGGCATCTGGTCAATCTTGAACAGCCCGAACAGTTCAACGCCTGCCTCCTTGATTTCCTCGGCGACATCCGCCAAAAGCGCCGCAAGCGGGTCGAACTCAAAGACGTTGCCTGA
- a CDS encoding acetate uptake transporter: MLNTSHLSRTDLISVTESNITSSGLFGFGLCAILVNLFSAGLFPVAPVILAMGVGYGGLSQIVVGLMEWQKQNVFGAITFVSFGLFWLSLVGLLVLPEAGLGTLPQGVVLSAYLLFWGAFSGLLLASAVKVSRLVRGMFFLLLGYFGLYFLGEVTATPALSRLANLSGLASGFAALAAGAELIIRQIIERSTSR; the protein is encoded by the coding sequence ATGCTCAATACATCCCATCTCAGTCGTACCGATCTGATTTCCGTCACCGAGTCCAACATCACCTCTTCCGGCCTTTTCGGTTTCGGTCTCTGCGCCATCCTCGTCAATCTTTTTTCCGCCGGCCTCTTTCCCGTCGCGCCGGTGATCCTGGCGATGGGGGTAGGGTACGGCGGTCTCTCGCAGATCGTCGTCGGCCTGATGGAATGGCAAAAGCAGAATGTCTTCGGCGCGATTACTTTTGTCTCTTTCGGCCTTTTCTGGCTCTCCCTCGTCGGTTTGCTGGTGTTGCCCGAAGCCGGTCTCGGTACCCTGCCGCAAGGGGTGGTTCTCTCGGCCTATCTCCTCTTCTGGGGAGCTTTTTCCGGCCTGTTGCTGGCAAGTGCGGTCAAGGTCAGCCGGTTAGTGCGCGGGATGTTCTTTCTCCTCCTTGGCTACTTCGGTCTTTACTTCCTGGGCGAAGTGACCGCAACTCCGGCGCTGAGTCGTCTAGCCAACCTTTCCGGTCTGGCCAGTGGCTTTGCCGCCCTGGCAGCCGGCGCCGAACTTATCATTCGGCAGATCATTGAGCGCTCCACCAGCCGCTAG
- the yhbY gene encoding ribosome assembly RNA-binding protein YhbY: MTKLTGKQGRFLKGLGHHLNPVVMVGKEEVTPALLTSLDEALTVHELIKVRVQEGCVMDRKEVAALLAKESGAAVVQVLGRTILLYRPAEERKIELP; encoded by the coding sequence ATGACAAAACTGACCGGCAAGCAAGGACGTTTCCTCAAGGGCCTGGGTCATCACCTCAATCCGGTGGTGATGGTCGGCAAGGAAGAAGTCACTCCCGCCCTTTTGACTTCCCTGGACGAAGCCCTGACGGTGCATGAATTGATTAAGGTAAGGGTTCAGGAGGGGTGTGTGATGGACCGCAAGGAGGTTGCGGCCCTGCTGGCGAAAGAGAGTGGCGCGGCGGTGGTGCAGGTTCTTGGACGAACAATCCTGCTTTATCGCCCAGCGGAAGAACGGAAGATCGAACTTCCTTGA
- a CDS encoding putative bifunctional diguanylate cyclase/phosphodiesterase, with product MKFTLSRLRPYGSPGLIRRIVAVYVGLGILWILSSNYLPRFFYEDSTQQARLEIVFDILLVILSSFALAWFVGRFFRALNAQQDEFYRMIRDVGSARGSDFFATLVRSLSEIAGADYAFVARFSDESERRVRTVAAFGHGQLLENFEFELEGTPCGIAVKQGRELVVDQLRQFFPMDHLAEQLDVDSYVGIALTDCSGKVHGVMAVTGKGPLQKQRLAEAMLELFAVRAAAALEGMLSREAVDYLSLYDSLTGLPNRRMFAEQLAPILVQARKHSEIRAVLFLDLDRFKNINDSLGHAIGDLLLKAVATRLTRSLRHGDLIARLGGDEFMILLQGLTNKQDAAKIAVKVLDSLRPPFKIQGHDLHVASSIGIAISPEDGDDVDTLLKNADTAMNRAKEMGRNNYQFFAVEMSDVSITRLGLENDLRKALERQELVLYYQPQYFMDSERINGVEALLRWNHPKRGMIPPGDFIPMAEETGLIVPIGSWVLRTACEQCMAWQHAGLAPIRVAVNLSARQFHQQDLPDVVAGILQETGIDPECLELEITESILMQNMETTVDQLVRLMSLGVKISIDDFGTGYSSLNYLKRFPLHALKIDRSFVKDIGEDSDDTSIVSAVIALAHTLSLEVVAEGVETEAQRQFLRDQNCDRYQGFLMSRPVPAERIREMLVERSAADCEVAANV from the coding sequence ATGAAGTTTACCCTTAGCCGCTTACGTCCTTATGGAAGCCCCGGGCTGATCCGGCGGATCGTTGCGGTCTATGTCGGATTGGGGATCCTCTGGATTTTAAGCTCAAACTATTTGCCCCGTTTTTTCTACGAGGATTCGACGCAGCAGGCCCGCCTGGAAATCGTCTTCGACATTCTTCTGGTCATTCTCAGTAGCTTCGCCCTGGCTTGGTTTGTCGGCCGCTTTTTCCGCGCGCTCAACGCCCAGCAGGATGAGTTCTACCGCATGATCCGGGATGTCGGTTCGGCTCGCGGCAGCGACTTTTTTGCCACGCTGGTTCGCAGTCTGAGTGAAATAGCCGGTGCTGATTATGCTTTCGTCGCTCGTTTCAGCGATGAAAGCGAACGGCGAGTGCGCACGGTCGCGGCCTTCGGCCATGGCCAGCTACTGGAAAATTTTGAATTCGAACTCGAAGGGACTCCCTGCGGTATCGCCGTCAAGCAGGGGCGCGAGCTGGTTGTCGATCAGCTTCGGCAGTTTTTCCCCATGGATCATCTCGCCGAGCAGTTGGATGTGGACAGCTACGTCGGCATCGCCCTGACCGACTGTTCCGGCAAGGTGCATGGGGTGATGGCGGTGACCGGCAAGGGACCTCTCCAGAAACAGCGCCTGGCCGAAGCCATGTTGGAGCTCTTCGCTGTGCGGGCGGCGGCCGCTCTGGAAGGGATGCTCAGCCGCGAAGCCGTCGATTATCTCTCCCTCTATGATTCCCTCACCGGACTGCCCAACCGGCGCATGTTTGCCGAGCAGTTGGCGCCGATTCTCGTCCAGGCCCGGAAGCACTCGGAGATTCGTGCGGTTCTTTTCCTTGACCTGGACCGTTTCAAGAATATCAACGACAGCCTCGGTCATGCCATCGGCGATCTACTGCTCAAGGCGGTCGCCACCCGCCTGACCCGCAGCCTCCGTCATGGCGACCTGATCGCCCGTCTCGGCGGCGACGAATTCATGATTCTGCTGCAGGGGCTCACGAACAAGCAAGATGCCGCCAAGATCGCGGTCAAGGTGCTCGACTCCCTCCGCCCGCCCTTCAAGATCCAGGGGCACGACCTGCATGTCGCTTCCAGCATCGGCATCGCCATTTCTCCTGAGGATGGCGACGATGTCGATACCTTGCTGAAAAATGCCGATACCGCCATGAACCGCGCCAAGGAGATGGGACGCAACAACTATCAATTCTTCGCAGTGGAGATGAGCGATGTTTCCATTACCCGCTTGGGTCTGGAGAACGATCTGCGCAAAGCGCTGGAGAGGCAGGAACTGGTTCTTTACTACCAGCCGCAGTATTTTATGGATTCGGAGCGGATTAACGGGGTCGAGGCGCTACTGCGTTGGAATCATCCCAAACGGGGAATGATTCCCCCGGGAGATTTCATCCCCATGGCGGAGGAAACGGGGCTGATCGTGCCGATCGGCAGCTGGGTGTTGCGCACCGCCTGCGAACAGTGCATGGCCTGGCAGCATGCCGGACTGGCACCGATCCGCGTGGCCGTGAATCTTTCCGCCCGCCAGTTTCATCAGCAGGATCTCCCCGATGTGGTCGCGGGCATTCTGCAGGAGACGGGGATCGATCCGGAATGCCTCGAACTGGAAATCACCGAGAGCATTCTCATGCAGAATATGGAAACGACCGTCGATCAGCTGGTGCGGCTGATGTCTCTGGGGGTGAAGATCTCCATCGACGATTTCGGTACCGGCTATTCTTCCCTCAACTACCTCAAGCGCTTCCCGCTGCACGCCCTGAAAATCGACCGTTCTTTCGTCAAGGATATCGGCGAGGATTCAGACGACACCTCCATCGTCAGCGCGGTCATCGCCCTGGCCCATACGTTGAGTCTCGAGGTGGTGGCCGAAGGGGTAGAGACGGAGGCGCAGCGTCAGTTCTTGCGTGACCAGAACTGCGACCGCTATCAAGGATTTCTGATGAGTCGCCCGGTACCGGCAGAACGCATCCGCGAGATGCTGGTGGAACGCAGCGCGGCGGACTGCGAAGTGGCGGCAAACGTTTAG
- a CDS encoding deoxyguanosinetriphosphate triphosphohydrolase has protein sequence MPFFEYSEEPAMERPDLAPYAARASQSRGRRHSEPFKDDRPPFERDRDRIIHCAAFRRLEYKTQVFVNHEGDYYRTRLTHSLEVAQIGRGIARQLRLNEDLVEALSLAHDLGHTPFGHTGEQVLNRLMADFGGFEHNQQSLRVVEILEERYPGFTGLNLCWETREGIIKHSTDYDQAADASVAEYDPKLRPTLEAQIIDLADEIAYNNHDIDDGLKAGYIGLEDLDTLSLWRDTWRRVEGKFPGLDRQRHIHQTISHLIGVLIDDLVRTTEDGLRHAGITTQEEVRRQPRRLVRLSDEIRLKNNELKIFLRNKLYRHYKVERMRVKAERILESLFENYRRHPTLLPYEIQDKFPQHGMERSICDYVAGMTDRFAMDEYIRFHEPYERA, from the coding sequence ATGCCATTTTTTGAATATTCAGAGGAGCCGGCCATGGAACGCCCCGATCTCGCCCCCTATGCCGCCCGCGCGTCCCAGAGCCGCGGCCGCCGTCATTCCGAACCGTTCAAGGACGATCGCCCGCCCTTCGAGCGGGACCGGGACCGCATCATCCATTGCGCCGCCTTCCGTCGTCTCGAATACAAAACCCAGGTCTTCGTCAATCACGAGGGGGATTACTACCGCACGCGCCTGACCCACTCCCTGGAAGTGGCGCAGATCGGCCGGGGCATCGCCCGACAACTGCGTCTCAACGAGGATCTGGTCGAGGCCCTCTCTCTGGCCCACGACCTCGGTCATACCCCCTTTGGTCACACCGGTGAGCAGGTGTTGAACCGTCTGATGGCCGATTTCGGTGGCTTCGAGCACAATCAGCAATCGCTGCGGGTGGTGGAAATTCTCGAAGAACGCTATCCCGGCTTCACCGGCCTCAATCTCTGCTGGGAAACCCGCGAGGGGATCATCAAGCATTCCACCGACTACGACCAGGCGGCCGATGCATCCGTCGCCGAATACGATCCCAAACTGCGCCCGACCCTGGAAGCGCAAATCATCGATCTCGCCGACGAAATCGCCTACAACAACCACGACATCGACGACGGGCTGAAGGCGGGGTACATCGGGCTGGAGGATTTGGACACCCTTTCCCTGTGGCGGGATACCTGGCGGAGGGTAGAGGGGAAGTTTCCCGGGCTCGATCGCCAGCGGCATATTCACCAGACGATCAGCCATCTCATCGGCGTGTTGATCGACGATCTGGTGCGAACGACCGAAGACGGTCTGCGCCATGCGGGCATCACGACCCAGGAGGAAGTTCGCCGCCAGCCCCGTCGGCTGGTCCGGTTGAGTGACGAAATCCGCCTGAAAAACAACGAATTGAAGATCTTTCTGCGCAACAAACTCTATCGCCATTACAAGGTAGAACGGATGCGGGTCAAGGCCGAACGCATCCTTGAGTCCCTTTTCGAGAACTACCGCCGCCATCCGACCCTGCTTCCCTACGAAATCCAGGACAAATTTCCCCAGCACGGTATGGAGCGTTCCATCTGTGACTATGTCGCCGGTATGACTGACCGCTTCGCCATGGATGAATATATTCGTTTCCATGAACCCTACGAGCGGGCTTAA
- the rsmD gene encoding 16S rRNA (guanine(966)-N(2))-methyltransferase RsmD — translation MRIISGTAKGKRLTTFAGEAIRPTPDKVRGAIFSMLYSRLGPLEGMKVLDLFAGTGALAIEALSRGAAHAWLVDAGRDAGQVIPINLSACNVENRGTLVRAEAARALNLLEKDKPFDLIFLDPPYGRDLLPNLLRTLATGRFLARNGVLCAETGKNEILPDTFEPLVRVDERAYGITRIHLYRYPESEE, via the coding sequence ATGCGCATCATCAGCGGGACGGCGAAAGGAAAACGCCTGACGACCTTTGCCGGCGAGGCCATCCGTCCGACTCCCGACAAGGTGCGCGGCGCCATCTTCAGTATGCTCTACAGCCGCCTCGGCCCCCTGGAAGGGATGAAGGTCCTCGACCTCTTCGCCGGCACTGGCGCCCTCGCCATCGAGGCCCTGAGCCGGGGAGCTGCCCACGCCTGGCTGGTCGATGCCGGTCGCGACGCCGGCCAGGTCATCCCCATCAACCTCAGCGCCTGCAACGTGGAAAATCGGGGTACCCTGGTCCGCGCCGAGGCTGCTCGCGCCCTGAATCTTCTCGAAAAAGACAAGCCCTTCGACCTGATCTTTCTCGACCCCCCCTACGGCCGCGATCTGCTGCCGAATCTGCTGCGCACCCTCGCCACCGGTCGTTTTCTCGCCCGAAACGGCGTACTTTGCGCCGAAACGGGCAAAAACGAAATTCTTCCCGATACTTTCGAGCCTCTGGTGCGGGTCGATGAGCGCGCCTACGGCATCACCCGCATCCACCTTTACCGCTATCCGGAATCTGAGGAATAA
- the coaD gene encoding pantetheine-phosphate adenylyltransferase codes for MREHIAVYPGSFDPITNGHIDIIHRGLEVFDTLIVAVARNSEKNALFTIDERVEMIREALGDNPRLKVDSFQGLLIDYVARKGARVILRGLRAVSDFEYEFQIAQMNHSVNDQIDTLFMMTSVPYGYLSSSIVKEMANHNGPIDPFVPPAVKLALDRKHGR; via the coding sequence ATGCGCGAACATATCGCCGTCTATCCCGGCTCCTTCGACCCCATCACCAACGGTCATATCGACATCATTCATCGCGGCCTGGAAGTCTTCGACACGCTGATCGTCGCGGTCGCCCGCAATTCGGAAAAGAATGCCCTCTTCACCATCGACGAACGGGTGGAGATGATCCGCGAAGCCCTCGGCGACAACCCCCGACTGAAAGTTGACTCCTTTCAGGGCCTGCTCATCGATTACGTCGCCCGTAAAGGGGCGCGGGTCATCCTGCGCGGCCTGCGGGCGGTCTCCGACTTTGAATACGAATTCCAGATCGCCCAGATGAACCATTCGGTCAACGACCAGATTGACACCCTCTTCATGATGACCTCGGTTCCCTACGGTTACCTGAGTTCCTCCATCGTCAAGGAAATGGCCAACCACAATGGTCCCATCGACCCCTTCGTCCCCCCGGCGGTCAAGCTGGCGCTCGACCGCAAGCACGGACGCTAG
- a CDS encoding DUF1858 domain-containing protein — MITKDMIIEEVMRQHPETIAVFKSFGLDCNECQIAAFEEVGHGAGVHAVDVEALLTELNRAIGAA; from the coding sequence ATGATCACCAAAGATATGATTATTGAAGAGGTGATGCGGCAGCACCCGGAAACAATCGCTGTTTTTAAAAGCTTCGGGCTCGACTGCAACGAATGTCAGATTGCCGCTTTCGAGGAGGTGGGACATGGGGCGGGAGTGCATGCGGTCGATGTCGAGGCCCTGCTGACCGAACTGAACCGGGCCATCGGCGCCGCCTGA
- a CDS encoding creatininase family protein: MIIEELTMPEFVAGLEKTRTVLIPFGATEEHGPHLPLSTDTLHATEVGRKLAARRPIFIAPPIPYGVCRSTSCHPGTISIRTETLKALAFDIVSSLYGQGLRTFVLLTGHAGGTHLSALIDVGEELLVRFADCRIAVLTEYMLAAKEGRGLIETEGDSHAGEIETSRILHSHPQLVKGTAAREFPDFPAGILVRNKRRCWPGGVWGDPGKASAEKGARLEGLVVAALERLVDQLETMEDY; encoded by the coding sequence ATGATTATAGAAGAGCTGACCATGCCCGAGTTCGTCGCCGGGCTGGAAAAGACCCGCACCGTCCTCATTCCCTTCGGCGCCACCGAGGAGCACGGTCCCCATCTGCCTTTGTCGACCGATACCCTGCACGCGACCGAGGTCGGGCGCAAGCTGGCGGCGCGGCGGCCGATCTTCATCGCTCCGCCGATTCCTTACGGCGTCTGCCGGTCGACTTCCTGCCATCCCGGTACCATTTCTATTCGCACCGAAACCCTCAAAGCCCTGGCTTTCGATATCGTCTCTTCCCTCTACGGGCAGGGTTTGCGTACCTTCGTGCTGCTCACCGGCCATGCCGGCGGCACCCATCTGTCGGCGCTGATCGATGTCGGCGAGGAGTTGCTGGTCCGTTTCGCCGACTGCCGGATCGCGGTTCTGACCGAGTACATGCTGGCGGCAAAGGAGGGGAGGGGGTTGATCGAGACGGAAGGGGATTCGCACGCGGGGGAGATCGAAACGTCGCGGATTCTGCACAGCCATCCGCAGTTGGTCAAGGGGACGGCGGCGCGGGAGTTTCCCGATTTCCCCGCCGGAATTCTGGTGCGGAACAAACGCCGCTGCTGGCCCGGCGGAGTCTGGGGCGACCCGGGCAAGGCGAGCGCGGAGAAGGGGGCACGGCTCGAAGGACTGGTGGTCGCGGCCCTGGAACGCCTGGTCGACCAGTTGGAAACGATGGAAGACTATTGA